Proteins encoded within one genomic window of Streptomyces sp. NBC_01237:
- a CDS encoding GntR family transcriptional regulator produces the protein MATPLHRTIAAELRHRIRSGNLAVGGSLPSESQLCEEFSASRGPVRQALATLRDEGVIGGGQGKRAVVLDDVPTQPFESFLSFTRRAELTGYSPGQKLQEIALRRPEPEIAAALQINPDDLAVQLVRLRLLDGRPAMLERMTYVESVGRPLISADLDAGSIYALLTEQGVDLHSARHTFDAVPANTLDAKLLDVSEGFPLLRERRLTTDSLGTPVEWSEDRYRSDTATVTVTNTRSSRTAML, from the coding sequence ATGGCCACCCCTCTGCACCGGACCATCGCAGCCGAACTCCGTCATCGGATTCGTTCCGGGAACCTCGCGGTCGGCGGGTCGCTGCCGTCCGAGTCCCAGCTCTGCGAAGAGTTCTCGGCGTCGCGGGGGCCTGTCCGGCAGGCCCTCGCGACCTTGCGTGACGAGGGGGTCATCGGTGGCGGGCAGGGCAAGCGGGCGGTGGTGCTGGACGATGTGCCCACCCAGCCGTTCGAGTCGTTCCTGTCCTTCACCCGCCGTGCGGAACTGACCGGCTACTCCCCCGGTCAGAAGCTGCAGGAGATCGCCCTGCGCCGCCCCGAACCGGAGATCGCCGCGGCTCTGCAGATCAATCCGGACGACCTCGCGGTCCAGCTCGTCAGACTGCGCCTGCTCGATGGGCGCCCCGCGATGCTGGAACGCATGACGTACGTCGAGTCTGTGGGCCGCCCATTGATCTCCGCGGACCTGGACGCCGGTTCCATCTACGCCCTGCTCACCGAGCAGGGCGTGGATCTGCACTCGGCCCGGCACACGTTCGACGCCGTACCCGCCAACACGCTGGACGCGAAGCTGCTGGATGTCTCCGAGGGCTTCCCGCTGCTGAGGGAGCGACGCCTGACGACGGATTCCCTGGGCACTCCTGTCGAATGGTCCGAGGACCGCTACCGTTCGGACACCGCCACGGTGACGGTCACCAATACCCGCAGTTCCCGCACCGCCATGCTCTGA
- a CDS encoding alkaline phosphatase D family protein translates to MPDNGLDRRKILTGGVAAALTAGAATPAFAAGGTPRAADDPAPLRAAVLEYEDSWTKALGLAELLRKAGFEVVPLDLTLPADEQPRQVDLIAFGTFTNNSDGYLDYVADQADSLRRFVADRRVVLDLAQSDQYGAAVAYLPSGVSAVRSDADFDTIHPVDVGHPLVKGLRVSNGRLFTGRNASPRVSYETVQRWSSMRVLMACSASGFPPALLEGQFGAGRFLVTSLTVDKIRNSAGAVVQPAQAVADSEAFFTALAGYVASVRSGTAPAVVPTPMPPEQPVGPMVGHTEPGNARIWARPGLDPSLYSRWNCAYRELGRKGHRNWRTVTTAVDPGNDNTLIAQLRGLAPDTAYEFALTPVKEAAGFAPMTGSFTTSPDPDRPSVVTMGMGSCGPSVPDHVWTAIMDEGCDSFVMLGDTPYVDSSDLEVARRKHRTFLVQPEISRLVSSMPVWATWDDHDFGGNDFHGDYKSKRQNRTAFVNYRANPTFGQTADGKILRQRTDGEGVYTSFRRGPVEVFLLDPRWFSRTAPSWADSSQVTCLGTVQWDWFRKQLRRSTAPFKAIATGMIWDDKQNAEKDDWATYSYERDAIYDFIAAEEIPGCFLVGGDIHVSRALSYGPRVGYDLWQFIVSPLHDSTIPSLNVPSPYLVHSAVEPHVFLKLVADTTLDMPTLTATWINREGERLFEVTRTAAELGHTSYPRRPARPHHGGGGKHADDGRGRSHH, encoded by the coding sequence ATGCCGGACAACGGTCTGGACAGACGGAAGATACTGACGGGCGGTGTCGCCGCCGCTCTCACGGCCGGTGCCGCCACTCCGGCGTTCGCCGCCGGTGGCACGCCGCGTGCCGCGGACGATCCCGCCCCGCTGCGCGCCGCCGTCCTGGAGTACGAGGACTCCTGGACGAAGGCCCTGGGGCTGGCCGAACTGCTGCGGAAGGCAGGCTTCGAGGTCGTGCCGCTCGACCTGACGCTGCCGGCCGACGAACAGCCGCGGCAGGTCGACCTGATCGCCTTCGGTACCTTCACGAACAACAGCGATGGCTACCTCGACTACGTCGCCGACCAGGCCGACTCCCTGCGCCGGTTCGTCGCCGACCGCCGGGTCGTGCTGGACCTGGCGCAGTCCGACCAGTACGGCGCCGCGGTTGCCTATCTGCCCAGTGGCGTGTCCGCCGTGCGCAGCGACGCGGACTTCGACACCATCCACCCGGTCGACGTGGGCCACCCGCTCGTGAAGGGACTTCGTGTCAGCAACGGCAGACTCTTCACCGGCCGGAACGCCAGTCCCCGGGTGAGCTACGAGACGGTTCAGCGGTGGAGTTCGATGCGGGTGCTGATGGCCTGCTCCGCCTCCGGGTTCCCTCCCGCGCTGCTGGAGGGCCAGTTCGGGGCCGGTCGGTTCCTCGTCACCAGCCTGACCGTGGACAAGATCCGCAACAGTGCTGGGGCGGTGGTGCAGCCGGCCCAGGCGGTGGCGGACAGCGAGGCGTTCTTCACCGCGCTGGCGGGTTACGTCGCCTCTGTGCGCAGCGGCACGGCACCCGCCGTGGTGCCGACACCGATGCCGCCCGAGCAGCCGGTCGGACCGATGGTCGGCCACACCGAACCCGGTAACGCCCGGATCTGGGCCCGCCCCGGCCTCGACCCCTCGCTCTACTCCCGCTGGAACTGCGCCTACCGGGAGCTGGGCCGCAAGGGGCACCGGAACTGGCGCACCGTCACCACCGCTGTCGACCCCGGCAACGACAACACACTGATCGCCCAACTGCGGGGTCTGGCACCCGACACGGCGTACGAGTTCGCTCTCACTCCGGTGAAGGAGGCGGCCGGCTTCGCTCCGATGACGGGATCGTTCACCACCTCGCCCGACCCGGACAGGCCGTCCGTGGTCACCATGGGGATGGGTTCGTGCGGCCCGTCGGTCCCCGACCACGTATGGACGGCGATCATGGACGAGGGCTGCGACAGCTTCGTCATGCTCGGCGACACTCCGTACGTCGACAGCTCGGACCTCGAAGTGGCGCGCCGGAAACACCGTACGTTCCTGGTTCAGCCGGAGATCTCCCGGCTGGTCTCGTCCATGCCGGTCTGGGCCACCTGGGACGACCACGACTTCGGCGGCAACGACTTCCACGGCGACTACAAGAGCAAACGCCAGAACCGCACCGCCTTCGTCAACTACCGTGCCAACCCCACCTTCGGGCAGACGGCGGACGGGAAGATCCTGCGGCAGCGGACGGACGGAGAGGGTGTCTATACATCTTTCCGCCGGGGCCCCGTCGAGGTCTTCCTGCTGGACCCGCGCTGGTTCAGCCGTACCGCACCGAGCTGGGCCGACAGCAGCCAGGTGACCTGCCTGGGGACGGTGCAGTGGGACTGGTTCCGCAAGCAGCTGCGCAGGAGCACGGCGCCCTTCAAGGCCATCGCCACCGGCATGATCTGGGACGACAAGCAGAACGCGGAGAAGGACGACTGGGCCACCTACTCCTACGAGCGGGACGCGATCTACGACTTCATCGCCGCGGAGGAGATCCCGGGCTGCTTCCTGGTCGGCGGGGACATCCACGTCTCCCGTGCCCTGAGCTACGGCCCCCGTGTCGGCTACGACCTGTGGCAGTTCATCGTCAGCCCCCTGCATGACAGCACCATCCCCAGCCTCAACGTGCCCAGCCCCTACCTGGTGCACAGCGCTGTCGAACCGCATGTCTTCCTCAAGCTGGTCGCCGACACGACGCTCGACATGCCGACCCTCACGGCGACCTGGATCAACCGCGAAGGCGAGCGTCTCTTCGAAGTGACCCGTACCGCGGCCGAGCTCGGCCACACCTCCTACCCGAGGCGTCCTGCCCGTCCCCACCACGGCGGGGGCGGGAAGCACGCCGACGACGGTCGCGGACGCAGCCACCACTGA
- a CDS encoding FAD binding domain-containing protein: MDLNTVLEVRDARRHGPWRPGDAWLGGGTYLFSEPQPQLRRLVDLSRMGWEPVQLLSDGSVEIAATCTITQLSRFGRTLDAEAAPLFEQCCRAFLASFKIWNRATVGGNLCTALPAGPMISLTTALDGACLLQAQKGTLRSVQVVDFITGAGQKDLGEGELLRAVTLPARALRSRTAFRQASLHGLGRSGALVIGAREPGEDALSLTITAATRRPFRLSFELPCGEAELRAAITAAVGASDWLDDIHGLPEWRRHMVLRLAGQVCHELTRGGVR; the protein is encoded by the coding sequence ATGGACCTGAACACGGTTCTCGAGGTGCGCGACGCGCGCCGTCATGGACCCTGGCGCCCGGGCGACGCCTGGCTCGGCGGCGGAACGTACCTCTTCTCGGAGCCACAGCCACAACTGCGTCGGCTGGTGGATCTGAGCCGTATGGGCTGGGAGCCTGTCCAATTGCTGTCCGATGGCTCGGTGGAGATCGCGGCCACATGCACGATCACACAACTGTCCCGCTTCGGCCGGACACTCGACGCGGAAGCCGCCCCTCTCTTCGAGCAGTGCTGCCGGGCGTTCCTGGCCTCGTTCAAGATCTGGAACAGGGCGACCGTCGGCGGGAACCTGTGCACGGCTCTGCCCGCGGGGCCCATGATCTCGCTGACCACCGCGCTCGACGGCGCGTGTCTGCTCCAGGCGCAGAAGGGCACCCTGCGCAGCGTGCAGGTCGTCGACTTCATCACCGGCGCGGGCCAAAAGGATCTCGGTGAGGGCGAACTGCTCCGTGCGGTGACGCTCCCCGCGCGAGCGCTGAGGTCGCGTACGGCGTTCCGGCAAGCGTCGCTCCACGGGCTCGGACGCTCCGGCGCCCTTGTCATCGGGGCGCGGGAGCCTGGGGAGGACGCGCTGTCCCTCACCATCACGGCCGCGACCCGACGCCCCTTCCGCCTCAGCTTCGAACTGCCCTGCGGTGAAGCTGAGCTGCGTGCGGCGATCACGGCGGCCGTAGGGGCATCCGACTGGCTCGACGACATCCACGGACTCCCTGAGTGGCGGCGGCACATGGTCCTGCGGCTCGCCGGGCAGGTCTGTCACGAACTCACCCGAGGGGGTGTGCGATGA
- a CDS encoding zinc-binding dehydrogenase, whose amino-acid sequence MPGTISDGLLAVRYARWDGVGRPFTLVTTTTPGSPDEGEVLVRIDLATVCGSDLHTVNGKRPSPVPALLGHEQVGTVLAVGPGAPSCVDGTAVVPGMRVVWSVTASCGTCPRCLRDHPQKCRDLRKYGHESLDEQAPLTGGFATHCVLLPGTAIVAVPEGLPDAVAAPASCATATVAAAIAAAGPLEGREVLVTGAGMLGLTAVAMAALKGARVTAVDPSPARRARAGQFGAARVLDVSEPSGPADITLELSGRTEAVRACLSALDIGGTAVLAGSVSPSDAVPVDPEWLVRGLRTVTGVHNYRPADLHTAVAFLAARHAAHPFAELVEGAHSLRDLGTAVRAAQGADAPRQAVLPGLG is encoded by the coding sequence ATGCCTGGGACCATCTCCGACGGACTTCTCGCCGTCCGCTACGCCCGCTGGGACGGGGTCGGCCGGCCGTTCACGCTGGTGACCACCACCACCCCCGGGTCGCCGGACGAGGGCGAGGTGCTGGTGCGCATCGACCTGGCCACGGTGTGCGGCAGCGACCTGCACACCGTGAACGGCAAGCGGCCGTCCCCGGTTCCGGCCCTGCTGGGGCACGAACAGGTGGGCACCGTGCTGGCAGTGGGGCCGGGGGCGCCGTCGTGTGTGGACGGCACTGCGGTGGTGCCGGGGATGCGGGTGGTGTGGTCGGTCACCGCCTCCTGCGGGACCTGCCCGCGCTGTCTGCGCGACCATCCGCAGAAGTGTCGTGACCTGCGCAAGTACGGGCACGAGTCGCTGGACGAACAGGCTCCCCTGACGGGCGGGTTCGCCACTCACTGCGTACTGCTGCCGGGGACTGCCATCGTCGCGGTGCCCGAAGGGTTGCCGGACGCGGTCGCCGCCCCGGCGTCCTGCGCGACCGCCACCGTGGCCGCCGCCATCGCGGCCGCCGGCCCCCTGGAGGGGCGCGAGGTGCTGGTCACCGGCGCGGGCATGCTCGGCCTGACAGCGGTGGCGATGGCGGCCCTGAAGGGCGCCCGCGTGACCGCCGTCGATCCGTCACCGGCCCGGCGGGCGCGCGCCGGACAGTTCGGGGCCGCCCGAGTGCTGGACGTGAGTGAACCGTCGGGCCCGGCCGACATCACCCTGGAACTGTCGGGCCGCACGGAAGCGGTCCGGGCGTGCCTGTCCGCCCTCGACATCGGAGGGACCGCCGTGCTGGCCGGCTCGGTCTCCCCGTCGGACGCCGTCCCCGTCGACCCCGAGTGGCTGGTGCGGGGCCTGCGCACCGTCACCGGGGTGCACAACTACCGGCCCGCCGACCTCCATACGGCCGTCGCGTTCCTTGCCGCCCGCCACGCCGCCCACCCCTTCGCCGAACTGGTGGAAGGGGCCCATTCCCTGAGAGATCTCGGCACGGCCGTACGGGCTGCCCAGGGAGCGGATGCCCCACGCCAGGCCGTTCTGCCGGGACTGGGCTGA
- a CDS encoding phosphate/phosphite/phosphonate ABC transporter substrate-binding protein — translation MPVRAFTLATSLAVVAALSLTACGGSSDAAESVTCPGGKIRFGVEPFEDPAKLTPAAEVLADALGESLDCEVELTITEDYSAEVLAMENGKLDIAMFGPLGYVFASGRADAEAIASFGDGKGQVSSYTAGIWVPKDSGITSVGGLKGHSLALASVGSTSGDALPRKAMLDAGLKKDDVKVNYAGGHPEALLALSKGTVDAAEINSQQLASATASGTFDASEFRKVWGSDPIPNDPITVRGDLDAEFKKAVTDALLKLPPDKVGKIGALLDVDPPAPLIAVDKSTYQPLFDLAATLHLTEKDV, via the coding sequence GTGCCCGTCCGCGCATTTACCCTTGCCACCTCGCTCGCCGTCGTCGCCGCGCTGTCCCTGACCGCATGCGGCGGCAGTTCTGACGCGGCCGAGTCCGTCACCTGCCCAGGCGGCAAGATCCGCTTCGGTGTGGAGCCCTTCGAGGACCCCGCCAAGCTCACTCCGGCCGCCGAGGTCCTCGCCGACGCCCTCGGTGAGAGCCTGGACTGCGAGGTGGAGCTGACCATCACCGAGGACTACTCCGCCGAGGTCCTCGCCATGGAGAACGGCAAGCTCGACATCGCCATGTTCGGCCCCCTCGGCTACGTCTTCGCCAGTGGACGGGCAGATGCCGAGGCCATCGCCTCGTTCGGCGACGGCAAGGGCCAGGTGTCCAGCTACACCGCCGGCATCTGGGTGCCGAAGGACTCCGGCATCACATCGGTGGGCGGCCTCAAGGGGCACTCCCTCGCGCTGGCATCCGTCGGATCGACATCGGGTGACGCCCTGCCGCGCAAGGCGATGCTCGACGCCGGCCTGAAGAAGGACGACGTCAAGGTCAACTACGCGGGAGGTCACCCGGAGGCGTTGCTCGCCCTCTCCAAGGGCACGGTCGACGCCGCCGAGATCAACTCCCAGCAGTTGGCGAGCGCCACCGCCTCGGGCACCTTCGACGCGTCCGAGTTCCGCAAGGTATGGGGCTCCGACCCGATCCCGAACGACCCGATCACCGTCCGCGGCGACCTGGACGCCGAGTTCAAGAAGGCCGTCACCGACGCCCTGCTGAAGCTGCCGCCGGACAAGGTCGGCAAGATCGGCGCCCTCCTCGACGTCGACCCGCCGGCGCCACTGATCGCCGTCGACAAGTCCACGTATCAGCCGCTGTTCGACCTGGCCGCCACCCTCCACCTGACCGAGAAGGACGTCTGA
- a CDS encoding molybdopterin-dependent oxidoreductase, with protein sequence MSFSIHVNDQCFDSAPRPGQCLRTYLRECGWFGVKTGCDAGDCGACTVHVDGEPVHSCLYPAVRAEGRSVTTVEGLAAPEGELHSVQKKFLDAQGFQCGFCTAGFLMTTASLEAEQGSEHDDGKLDDLPRAFKGNLCRCTGYRAIEDAVRGVRHTEPARAGSAVGKSPGASAGPQVVTGTARYTFDVEVPGLLHMKLLRSPHPHARIVSIDTSEALRVPGVRAVLTYEDAPTTLYSSARHEHPSVDPDDTRVLDDTVRFVGQRVAAVVADSEQDAEEGCRRVMVSYGQLPYVIDAEEAMAPGAPALHAGKGPETRIACAESNVAAEVHGEIGCVDDGFTEAAVVHEGTFRTQRVQHASLETLGCVAYFEPKEDGTGERLTIRSSTQTPFLTRRAICALYGLGEDEVRVVAGIVGGSFGGKQEMLTEDIVTLAALKLRRPVKLEYTRAEQFHGATTRHPFTIDIKIGAHWDGTLTAIQLRVVSNTGAYGNHGPAVLCTSVGESLAMYRAPHKKVDAFSVYTNVVPAGAFRGYGLGQVTFALESAMDELARRLDMDPLTLRERNVIRPDEHMLSPIGEEEEDLSIASYGLDQCLAAIRRASAEDHSAGNAPDGWLTGQGAALTMVATGPPGGHYADAAISLLPDGTYDLAVGTAEFGNGTVTVHRQIAADALRTTMNRITVRHSDTDIVRHDTGAFGSTGTFVAGRAVLLAAEGLAERLQSFAARYTGVAEHMCVLGSETVDCAGRTLTLEELHEAAHSACAPEATAAHGHWSGSPRSVAFNAHWFRIAVDPDTGEMRILRSVHAADAGKVMNPVQCRGQVEGGVAQALGATLFESVRLDERGEVTTEGFRSYRLPQFADVPRTEVHFSETNDVIGPLGAKSMSESPFIPVAPAFANALRDATGIRFTELPLTRDRVWLAIDQWARARSSPSETHGA encoded by the coding sequence ATGAGCTTCAGCATCCATGTGAACGACCAGTGCTTCGACTCCGCGCCCCGTCCCGGCCAGTGCTTGCGGACGTATCTGCGCGAATGCGGCTGGTTCGGGGTGAAGACGGGCTGTGATGCCGGGGACTGCGGAGCCTGCACGGTCCATGTGGATGGCGAGCCGGTGCACAGCTGCCTGTACCCGGCAGTACGCGCCGAAGGCCGCAGCGTGACTACCGTTGAGGGCCTGGCGGCTCCCGAGGGGGAACTCCACTCGGTACAGAAGAAGTTCCTCGATGCTCAGGGCTTCCAGTGCGGCTTCTGCACCGCCGGATTCCTGATGACGACGGCCTCGCTGGAGGCCGAGCAGGGCAGCGAGCATGACGACGGCAAGCTGGACGACCTGCCGCGCGCCTTCAAGGGCAACCTCTGCCGCTGCACCGGATACCGCGCCATCGAGGACGCCGTGCGGGGCGTACGGCACACCGAACCCGCGCGTGCGGGTTCGGCCGTGGGCAAGAGTCCGGGTGCGTCTGCGGGCCCGCAGGTGGTAACCGGCACCGCCCGCTACACCTTCGACGTCGAGGTGCCCGGCCTGCTCCATATGAAGTTGCTGCGCTCCCCGCACCCGCACGCCCGGATCGTGTCCATCGATACCTCCGAGGCACTTCGGGTGCCGGGCGTGCGAGCCGTCCTGACATACGAGGACGCGCCCACGACGCTGTACTCGTCGGCCCGGCACGAACATCCCAGCGTGGATCCCGACGACACGCGCGTCCTCGACGACACTGTTCGCTTCGTCGGCCAGCGCGTCGCCGCCGTCGTCGCCGACAGCGAGCAGGACGCCGAGGAGGGCTGCCGCCGCGTCATGGTGTCGTACGGCCAACTCCCCTACGTCATCGACGCGGAGGAGGCGATGGCACCTGGCGCCCCCGCCCTGCACGCCGGCAAGGGCCCGGAGACGCGAATCGCCTGCGCCGAGAGCAACGTGGCCGCTGAGGTACACGGTGAAATCGGCTGCGTCGACGACGGTTTCACCGAAGCCGCCGTCGTGCACGAAGGAACCTTCCGCACGCAGCGCGTGCAACACGCAAGTCTGGAGACGCTCGGCTGCGTCGCGTACTTCGAGCCGAAAGAGGACGGTACCGGTGAGCGCCTGACGATCCGCTCCTCCACGCAGACCCCCTTCCTGACGCGCCGCGCGATCTGCGCCCTGTACGGGCTCGGCGAGGACGAGGTCCGAGTCGTCGCGGGGATCGTGGGAGGCAGCTTCGGTGGCAAACAGGAAATGCTCACCGAGGACATCGTCACGCTGGCCGCGCTGAAACTGCGCCGGCCGGTGAAGCTGGAGTACACCCGCGCCGAGCAGTTCCACGGGGCGACAACCCGCCACCCGTTCACCATCGACATCAAGATCGGTGCCCACTGGGATGGCACGTTGACCGCAATCCAGCTGCGGGTGGTCTCCAACACCGGCGCCTACGGCAACCACGGGCCTGCCGTGTTGTGCACCAGCGTCGGCGAGTCGTTGGCCATGTACCGCGCACCGCACAAGAAGGTCGATGCGTTCTCGGTGTACACCAACGTCGTCCCGGCGGGCGCATTTCGGGGGTACGGGCTCGGCCAAGTGACATTCGCCCTCGAGTCGGCGATGGACGAACTGGCCCGGCGTCTCGACATGGACCCGCTGACCCTGCGGGAAAGGAACGTCATCAGGCCCGACGAGCACATGCTGAGCCCGATCGGTGAAGAGGAAGAGGACCTGAGCATCGCTTCCTACGGCCTCGACCAGTGCCTGGCCGCGATCCGCAGGGCCAGCGCCGAGGACCACAGCGCCGGCAACGCACCGGATGGATGGCTGACCGGCCAGGGCGCTGCCCTGACCATGGTCGCCACCGGCCCACCGGGCGGCCACTACGCCGACGCCGCCATCAGCCTGCTCCCTGACGGAACGTACGACCTCGCCGTCGGCACGGCCGAATTCGGCAACGGCACCGTCACCGTCCACAGGCAGATCGCAGCCGACGCGCTCCGCACCACCATGAACCGGATCACCGTCCGACACTCCGACACCGACATCGTCCGCCACGACACCGGCGCGTTCGGTTCAACAGGCACCTTCGTGGCCGGCAGAGCAGTGCTGCTCGCAGCGGAAGGGCTCGCCGAACGTTTGCAGAGCTTCGCGGCCCGGTACACGGGCGTGGCCGAGCACATGTGCGTACTCGGCTCCGAGACCGTCGACTGCGCGGGCCGGACTCTCACACTGGAAGAGCTCCACGAAGCAGCCCACAGCGCCTGCGCGCCGGAGGCTACCGCCGCGCACGGACACTGGAGCGGCAGCCCTCGCTCGGTGGCCTTCAACGCCCACTGGTTCCGGATCGCCGTCGACCCGGACACCGGCGAGATGAGGATCCTGCGCAGCGTCCACGCCGCCGACGCCGGCAAGGTGATGAATCCCGTCCAGTGCCGCGGCCAGGTCGAGGGCGGAGTCGCCCAGGCACTGGGTGCCACGCTCTTCGAAAGCGTACGGCTCGACGAACGCGGTGAGGTGACCACAGAAGGCTTCCGGAGCTACCGTCTGCCCCAGTTCGCCGACGTGCCGCGCACTGAGGTCCATTTCTCGGAGACCAACGATGTGATCGGCCCACTCGGTGCCAAGTCGATGAGCGAGAGCCCATTCATCCCGGTGGCCCCCGCCTTCGCCAACGCCCTGCGCGACGCCACCGGCATCCGATTCACCGAACTGCCGCTGACCCGCGACCGCGTCTGGCTGGCCATCGACCAGTGGGCCCGCGCTCGGAGCTCACCGTCCGAAACACACGGGGCGTAG
- the phnE gene encoding phosphonate ABC transporter, permease protein PhnE: MIDLSEPRGLPVPAKPARPRAAAIGAAVTAVLITAHVVAWNTTDMSFGALAEGWGGIADFLGDAIPPDLSWGVLEPSLNGALVTLWIGLLGTTLSVPFSLLLALLAARGTAPSAAVYQAARSLLSFLRAVPDVVFALIFVTAVGLGPFPGVLALLLHNIGVMGKLWAEALEDADPGPVQALRSAGAGRIQIAAHALLPTVMPQLIGLLLYRLDVNVRASLVLGLVGAGGIGFLINQSIKLFQFDEMLTHIMVVLVLIVAVDRLSAWVRLRLA; encoded by the coding sequence ATGATCGATCTCAGCGAGCCACGAGGGCTGCCCGTCCCGGCGAAGCCGGCCCGGCCGCGGGCCGCGGCGATCGGCGCCGCCGTCACCGCCGTGCTGATCACCGCTCATGTCGTCGCGTGGAACACCACCGACATGTCCTTCGGCGCGCTGGCCGAAGGCTGGGGCGGCATCGCGGACTTCCTGGGCGACGCGATCCCGCCCGATCTGAGCTGGGGCGTCCTGGAACCCAGTCTCAACGGCGCTCTGGTCACTCTGTGGATCGGGCTGCTCGGCACGACCCTGTCCGTGCCGTTCTCGCTCCTCCTGGCCCTGCTCGCGGCACGCGGCACCGCACCCTCGGCGGCTGTCTACCAGGCGGCGCGCTCCCTGTTGTCGTTCCTGCGTGCCGTACCCGATGTGGTCTTCGCCCTGATCTTCGTCACCGCCGTTGGACTCGGGCCCTTCCCCGGCGTACTGGCGTTGCTTCTCCACAACATCGGTGTGATGGGCAAGCTGTGGGCGGAGGCGCTGGAGGACGCCGATCCCGGTCCGGTCCAGGCCCTGAGATCAGCGGGTGCGGGCCGGATCCAGATAGCGGCGCACGCCCTGCTGCCCACCGTGATGCCCCAGCTGATCGGACTGCTGCTGTACCGGCTCGACGTCAATGTACGTGCGTCCCTGGTACTCGGCCTCGTCGGCGCGGGCGGGATCGGCTTCCTGATCAACCAGTCGATCAAGCTGTTCCAGTTCGACGAGATGCTGACCCACATCATGGTGGTGCTGGTCCTGATCGTCGCTGTCGACCGGCTGTCGGCATGGGTGCGGCTGCGCCTTGCCTGA
- a CDS encoding phosphonate ABC transporter ATP-binding protein, producing MLALSGITVRYGDRQVLHGVDVDVARGELLAVLGANGSGKSTLLRAAAGLEPMAAGSVHIDGRTCGALDIAVVFQHIHLVRRRSVLENVCAGALGRLRLRHSLVPALFPRALREEAMACLDRVGLADRAHERAGRLSGGQQQRVALARALCQRPRVLLADEPVSALDPAASEQVLALLAELAHDAGLAVLAVLHQPSLAARHADRVVGLRDGRVILDGTPGQNVDALYQSAVVEAVS from the coding sequence ATGCTCGCACTGTCCGGGATCACCGTGCGGTACGGCGACCGGCAGGTGCTGCACGGGGTGGACGTGGACGTCGCCCGCGGTGAACTGCTCGCCGTGCTCGGGGCCAACGGCTCCGGCAAGTCGACGCTGCTGCGAGCGGCCGCCGGGCTGGAGCCGATGGCTGCGGGCAGCGTACACATCGACGGCAGGACGTGCGGAGCGCTGGACATCGCCGTGGTCTTCCAGCACATCCACCTCGTGCGCCGGCGCAGCGTCCTGGAGAACGTGTGTGCCGGCGCCCTCGGCCGGCTTCGGCTGCGGCACTCGCTGGTTCCCGCCCTGTTCCCGCGCGCGCTGCGGGAGGAGGCGATGGCCTGCCTGGACCGGGTGGGTCTCGCCGACCGTGCGCACGAACGCGCGGGCCGCCTCTCCGGTGGCCAGCAGCAGCGCGTCGCCCTGGCCCGTGCCCTGTGCCAGCGCCCCCGCGTCCTGCTGGCCGACGAACCGGTGTCCGCACTGGACCCGGCCGCGTCCGAGCAGGTACTCGCGCTGCTGGCCGAACTCGCCCATGACGCGGGCCTGGCCGTCCTCGCCGTCCTGCACCAGCCCTCGCTCGCCGCGCGCCACGCCGACCGCGTGGTCGGTCTGCGAGACGGCAGGGTGATCCTGGACGGGACACCCGGCCAGAACGTCGACGCCCTGTACCAGTCCGCCGTTGTGGAGGCCGTGTCATGA